Below is a window of Bacteroidota bacterium DNA.
CTTGATTCGGAGTTCTGTTTCAAGCGAATAGCCCCCGCTGTCGTTCCCTGCAGGCTCTCCACGGAGGCTGAGAAGCCGCTCATGCTCGACGTTCTCCGGATTGACGGGCTGACGGGAAACCTCGGCTGAACTCAGCGCCGCCGCGTCGGTGAAGCCACCCGCTTGCCGGATCATCTCGGAGAGATGAGTGCTGTGAACCGTAATGGGATATGTTCCAGGATGGACCACCTCGCCCCCGATGTCGACATTATAATCCCCCCGCGCATCGGACTCCTGCTGAATGATGATGCGATCTCCCGGCTTCAGGGCGATATTCGGCTCGCGCCCCGCCATCATCCCGGGAATATCGATGATCCGGGTGGACAGCGACTTGCCGTCTTCGTTCATGCGCGAGAATATCACCTGTTCAGCAAGCGCGCGATCCGTCATACCCTGGCCGAAGCGGATGAGATCGAGGACACTGTCCCCCTCAACAAATTCGAATCGTCCCGGTGAATTGATCTGGCCGTACACTGCAACCTGGCCGGTCAGGTAATTCTTATTGGGCACGACAACCTGATCTCCCTCCCGGAGGTAGGGATTCCATCGGTTGTCATGTGTGACCGAGTATTTCGGGATGTCCGCCCTGGCCTGCGAACCGTCCCTGTGCTTGATGACAATTTTTCTTGTCGACATGACGCGCAGGATCGACGACAGATCATCCTGAGTCTGCAGACGCGAGAGTTTATTCGCCTCTTCCAGGGCTTTGTTCACACGGTCTGCGCCGGTGAGGGTAAGCAAGCCCGGATGTAAGACGTTCCCCGCGATGTTCACAACGATCGGACGGGGCTTGATCAGTGTGGCGGTAATTTCCGCATGGAGGTATTTCTTCCTTATCTCTGCGACTATTTTCTCCTTCGCGCGCGCAAGGGTAAGATCCGCCACCATCACCTCACCGACCGTGGGGATGAGTAGCGTCCCCTCGGGCGATACGATCAGAGGAAAACTCGCTGGAGG
It encodes the following:
- a CDS encoding SLBB domain-containing protein, producing MKQAERGDRSATIPVRRLGWFPFVRLAVLSIVLAGSLSVSQTKRPASKPNEFELPPEEEKSALGIVQPTSIALESTVNPEDYFVGPSDILSVNIWMSPPASFPLIVSPEGTLLIPTVGEVMVADLTLARAKEKIVAEIRKKYLHAEITATLIKPRPIVVNIAGNVLHPGLLTLTGADRVNKALEEANKLSRLQTQDDLSSILRVMSTRKIVIKHRDGSQARADIPKYSVTHDNRWNPYLREGDQVVVPNKNYLTGQVAVYGQINSPGRFEFVEGDSVLDLIRFGQGMTDRALAEQVIFSRMNEDGKSLSTRIIDIPGMMAGREPNIALKPGDRIIIQQESDARGDYNVDIGGEVVHPGTYPITVHSTHLSEMIRQAGGFTDAAALSSAEVSRQPVNPENVEHERLLSLRGEPAGNDSGGYSLETELRIK